The Laribacter hongkongensis DSM 14985 genome has a window encoding:
- a CDS encoding GGDEF domain-containing protein, with the protein MSLTLDSLLEHALRNENLHRRYQALELSLIGAPDFAGFLAVLRDELPAVLAPRETLLVVADPDGDIATILGLDETLPPGLVLLRDAGALEQVFPAGCRDPLLGRIGHEVQIGLPWQGPVLSAAVLPLVRQNSLLGLLAIGCHDAAHYEPGQGTDFLERFAAIVTLCLENVLNRERLKWLGLTDPLTGLYNRRYFEQRLQEEAQRTRRHGDPLACLMLDADHFKRINDTWGHQAGDVVLKVLARRVRQQLRGCDVAARIGGEEFAVLLPSTPVRHVQLVAERIRLAIAGEPVHVSPDCVLQVSVSLGAAMLAPGAADISPERLMARADAALYQAKRNGRNRTMLAAAGVSA; encoded by the coding sequence ATGAGCCTGACGCTTGACTCCCTGCTGGAACACGCCCTGCGTAACGAAAACCTGCACCGCCGCTATCAGGCGCTCGAACTGTCACTGATCGGCGCACCGGATTTCGCCGGGTTTCTGGCCGTGCTGCGCGACGAATTGCCCGCAGTGCTGGCTCCGCGCGAAACCCTGCTGGTGGTGGCCGATCCCGATGGCGACATTGCCACCATCCTGGGGCTGGACGAGACACTGCCGCCCGGACTGGTCCTGCTGCGCGATGCTGGCGCACTGGAACAGGTATTTCCTGCCGGGTGCCGCGATCCGCTCCTGGGGCGGATCGGCCATGAAGTGCAGATCGGCCTGCCGTGGCAGGGTCCGGTGCTGAGTGCTGCCGTGCTGCCGCTGGTACGCCAGAACAGTCTGCTGGGCCTGCTGGCCATCGGCTGCCACGATGCAGCCCACTATGAACCGGGGCAGGGGACGGATTTCCTCGAGCGGTTTGCCGCCATCGTGACCCTGTGCCTTGAAAACGTGTTGAACCGCGAACGGCTGAAATGGCTGGGGCTGACCGACCCGCTGACCGGTCTCTACAACCGCCGGTATTTCGAGCAGCGCTTGCAGGAAGAAGCGCAGCGTACCCGGCGTCATGGCGACCCGCTGGCCTGCCTGATGCTGGATGCCGACCACTTCAAGCGCATCAACGATACTTGGGGTCACCAGGCCGGTGACGTGGTGCTGAAGGTGCTGGCCCGACGGGTACGCCAGCAGCTGCGGGGGTGTGACGTGGCGGCACGCATCGGTGGAGAGGAATTTGCCGTGTTGCTGCCGTCCACGCCCGTGCGTCACGTGCAGCTGGTGGCTGAGCGCATCCGTCTTGCGATTGCCGGCGAGCCGGTGCATGTCTCGCCGGACTGCGTACTGCAAGTCAGCGTGTCACTGGGGGCCGCCATGCTGGCTCCCGGTGCTGCCGATATCTCGCCCGAGCGCCTGATGGCCCGGGCAGATGCGGCGCTGTACCAGGCCAAACGCAACGGGCGCAACCGCACCATGCTGGCGGCCGCCGGAGTGTCCGCATGA
- a CDS encoding ABC transporter permease, with protein MSGVAAYQSPRVRAWQRFRAHRRGWWSLWLFGCLFAVSLFAEVLSNDRPLLVHYQGDWYFPLLVDYPETTFGGDFATPADYHDPFVVEKLTRDGNFALYPPNPHRFDSINYYAADPFPAPPGHDNWLGTDDRGRDILARLLYGFRLSVLFALALTAVGTLIGVAVGAVQGYFGGRTDLFLQRFIEIWGSMPELYLLIIFASLFTPSLWLLLVLLALFGWMGLADYVRAEFLKNRQMEYVLAARALGLGPLAIMWRHVLPNSLTPVITFLPFRISGAILALTSLDFLGLGVPPDTPSLGEMLAQGKDNLDAWWIGLATFLVLTGTLTLLIFIGEGLREALDPRTEGRA; from the coding sequence ATGAGCGGGGTGGCGGCCTACCAGTCGCCACGTGTGCGGGCATGGCAGCGTTTCCGGGCCCACCGGCGCGGCTGGTGGAGCCTGTGGCTGTTTGGCTGCCTGTTTGCCGTCAGCCTGTTCGCCGAAGTCCTGAGCAACGACCGCCCGCTGCTGGTGCACTATCAGGGCGACTGGTATTTCCCGCTGCTGGTGGATTATCCGGAAACCACGTTTGGCGGCGACTTTGCCACGCCGGCGGATTACCACGATCCGTTCGTGGTGGAAAAACTCACCCGGGACGGCAACTTTGCCCTGTATCCGCCCAATCCGCACCGCTTTGACAGCATCAACTATTACGCTGCCGACCCGTTTCCTGCGCCACCCGGTCACGACAACTGGCTGGGCACCGATGACCGCGGGCGCGACATTCTGGCGCGCCTCCTGTACGGCTTTCGCCTCAGCGTGCTGTTTGCCCTCGCCCTGACCGCTGTCGGCACCCTGATCGGTGTGGCCGTCGGGGCCGTACAAGGGTATTTCGGCGGGCGGACCGACCTGTTCCTGCAACGCTTTATCGAAATCTGGGGCTCGATGCCCGAGCTGTACCTGCTGATCATTTTTGCGTCGCTGTTCACGCCCAGCCTGTGGCTGCTGCTGGTGTTGCTGGCACTGTTCGGCTGGATGGGACTGGCTGATTACGTGCGGGCGGAATTCCTGAAAAACCGGCAGATGGAATACGTGCTGGCCGCGCGGGCGCTGGGACTGGGGCCGCTGGCGATCATGTGGCGGCATGTGCTGCCCAACAGCCTGACGCCGGTGATCACCTTTCTGCCGTTCCGCATTTCCGGCGCCATCCTCGCGCTGACTTCGCTGGATTTCCTCGGGCTGGGAGTGCCGCCCGACACGCCAAGCCTTGGCGAGATGCTGGCGCAGGGCAAGGACAACCTGGACGCCTGGTGGATCGGGCTTGCCACCTTTCTGGTGCTGACCGGTACGCTGACCCTGCTGATCTTCATCGGTGAAGGGCTGCGCGAGGCGCTGGACCCGCGCACGGAGGGACGGGCATGA
- a CDS encoding ABC transporter ATP-binding protein, whose translation MSALLQIERLSVRFGSHEVVRNLSLTLAAGEKLALVGESGSGKTQAASALLRLYPEAVLGGRADWQGRDLLQLPEAGLARVRGREIAMIFQEPMTALNPLHRIGEQIGEALWLHRKLRGAAARAEAIALLARTGIAEAEEKVDRYPFELSGGQRQRAMIAMALACSPKLLIADEPTTALDVTVQAQILDLLSDLQREHGMAVLFITHDLNLVRRFADRVAVMRAGEVVESGPVAEVFSRPQHDYTRALLASRPQPLPPVAAGDAPPVLAAHGLSVTFRRRQGWFGHHDTRAVREVSARLLPGRTLGLVGESGSGKTTFGLALLRLLAGTGEVVFGGHNLLTLPERAMRPLRRDLQVVFQDPYSSLSPRLTVEEIVGEGLRLHRPELDAVARRERVIAMLAEVGLDSGALPRYPHAFSGGQRQRIAIARALVLEPKVLLLDEPTSALDVSIQKQVLDLLLRLQAKYGLAYLFISHDLAVIRAIAHEVLVLRNGRMVEQGPTEALFASPQADYTRRLLAAALGHEPEVLTAMTPDSNGQSAVA comes from the coding sequence ATGAGTGCGCTGTTGCAGATCGAGCGCCTGAGCGTGCGCTTTGGCAGCCACGAAGTCGTGCGCAACCTGAGCCTGACGCTGGCAGCCGGCGAGAAGCTGGCGCTGGTGGGGGAATCCGGCTCGGGCAAGACGCAGGCGGCCAGTGCCCTGCTGCGGCTTTATCCCGAGGCAGTGCTGGGCGGCCGGGCCGACTGGCAGGGGCGCGACCTCTTGCAGTTGCCCGAAGCCGGGCTGGCGCGTGTGCGCGGGCGCGAGATCGCCATGATTTTCCAGGAGCCGATGACGGCGCTCAATCCGCTGCACCGCATCGGCGAGCAGATTGGTGAGGCGCTGTGGCTGCACCGCAAGCTGCGCGGCGCGGCGGCCAGGGCCGAGGCGATCGCCCTGCTGGCGCGTACCGGCATTGCCGAAGCGGAAGAAAAGGTGGACCGCTATCCGTTCGAGCTGTCGGGCGGGCAGCGCCAGCGTGCCATGATTGCCATGGCGCTGGCGTGCAGTCCGAAACTGCTGATTGCCGACGAGCCGACCACGGCACTGGACGTTACCGTGCAGGCGCAGATTCTCGACCTGCTGTCGGACTTGCAGCGCGAGCACGGCATGGCCGTGCTGTTCATCACCCATGACCTCAACCTGGTGCGGCGCTTTGCCGACCGGGTGGCGGTCATGCGCGCGGGCGAGGTGGTGGAAAGCGGGCCGGTGGCCGAAGTGTTCTCCCGGCCGCAGCACGACTACACCCGTGCGCTGCTGGCCAGCCGGCCGCAACCCTTGCCGCCGGTAGCGGCAGGTGACGCGCCGCCGGTCCTGGCAGCGCACGGCCTGAGCGTGACCTTCCGCCGGCGGCAGGGCTGGTTTGGCCATCACGATACCCGGGCCGTGCGTGAAGTCAGTGCCCGGCTGCTGCCGGGACGGACGCTGGGGCTGGTGGGTGAATCCGGCTCGGGCAAGACCACGTTCGGGCTGGCGCTGCTGCGCCTGCTGGCCGGAACCGGTGAAGTGGTGTTTGGCGGGCACAATCTGCTGACCTTGCCCGAGCGGGCCATGCGGCCTTTGCGGCGCGATTTGCAGGTGGTGTTCCAGGATCCGTATTCATCGCTGTCGCCGCGCCTGACGGTGGAAGAAATCGTCGGCGAAGGGTTGCGCCTGCACCGGCCCGAACTGGACGCGGTTGCCCGGCGCGAGCGGGTGATTGCCATGCTGGCCGAGGTCGGGCTGGATTCCGGCGCCTTGCCGCGTTATCCGCATGCGTTTTCCGGCGGACAGCGGCAGCGCATCGCCATTGCCCGGGCGCTGGTGCTGGAGCCCAAAGTGTTGCTGCTGGACGAGCCGACCAGTGCGCTGGACGTGTCGATCCAGAAACAGGTGCTGGATCTGCTGTTGCGGCTACAGGCGAAGTACGGACTGGCGTATCTGTTCATCTCGCACGATCTGGCGGTGATCCGCGCCATTGCCCACGAAGTGCTGGTGCTGCGCAACGGCCGGATGGTGGAGCAGGGGCCGACCGAAGCGCTGTTTGCCAGCCCGCAGGCCGATTACACCCGCCGGCTGCTGGCTGCCGCGCTGGGGCACGAACCGGAGGTACTGACGGCCATGACCCCGGACAGCAACGGGCAATCAGCCGTGGCCTGA
- the xseA gene encoding exodeoxyribonuclease VII large subunit, producing MTIQNNIISVSELNRIARELLETAIPPVWISGEISNLTLAASGHAYFSLKDERAQIRAVMFRNRLSQLGFRPKEGLRVEVRGTVSLYEARGDYQINVSQMQEAGLGALYAAFEALKTRLAAEGLFDNQLKRPLPAHPKVIGIVTSLQAAALRDVLTTLRRRAPQIPVVLYPTQVQGDTAPAQIVAAIEAASRRQDADVLIVCRGGGSIEDLWAFNDEQVARAIRACRLPVISGVGHETDFTIADFAADVRAPTPTAAAELVSPDRDALLSRLAELDFRLGRAMHHRLDRASQQLDRLALRLTHPGERIARQRERLAQAEYRLHQHWARRQELARLQVVHLQTRLLRARPSQERQQALLASNRQQLARAISTQLERQHHRLASLSARLDALDPQAVLARGYAIVENARGQAVLDPAALAQNERVTLRLALGNTGARIDRPPQQGELPV from the coding sequence ATGACCATCCAGAACAACATCATAAGTGTTAGCGAACTCAACCGTATCGCACGTGAATTACTGGAAACGGCCATTCCACCGGTCTGGATCAGCGGGGAAATCTCCAACCTGACCCTCGCCGCCTCTGGCCATGCCTACTTTTCCCTCAAGGACGAGCGTGCCCAGATCCGTGCCGTCATGTTCCGCAACCGTCTGTCCCAGCTGGGTTTTCGCCCGAAAGAAGGCCTGCGGGTCGAAGTGCGCGGCACCGTATCGCTCTACGAAGCACGCGGTGACTACCAGATCAATGTCAGCCAGATGCAGGAGGCCGGTCTCGGCGCCCTGTACGCAGCATTCGAAGCGCTCAAGACCCGGCTGGCCGCCGAAGGACTGTTCGACAATCAGCTCAAGCGTCCGCTGCCAGCGCACCCGAAAGTCATCGGCATCGTCACCTCGCTGCAAGCCGCGGCCCTGCGTGACGTACTGACCACCCTGCGCCGCCGGGCTCCGCAGATTCCGGTCGTGCTCTACCCCACCCAGGTACAGGGCGACACGGCACCGGCCCAGATCGTGGCCGCCATCGAAGCGGCCAGCCGCCGGCAGGATGCCGATGTCCTGATTGTCTGCCGCGGAGGCGGCAGCATCGAAGATTTGTGGGCATTCAACGATGAACAGGTTGCCCGCGCCATCCGGGCTTGCCGCCTGCCGGTCATCAGCGGTGTCGGGCACGAAACCGATTTCACCATTGCCGACTTTGCCGCCGACGTACGCGCCCCGACGCCGACGGCGGCGGCCGAGCTGGTCAGCCCGGACCGCGACGCCCTGCTCTCCCGGCTGGCCGAACTGGATTTCCGGCTGGGCCGGGCCATGCACCACCGGCTTGACCGCGCCAGCCAGCAACTCGACCGGCTGGCCCTGCGACTGACGCACCCCGGCGAGCGGATTGCCCGCCAGCGCGAACGGCTGGCTCAGGCCGAATACCGGCTGCACCAGCACTGGGCCCGGCGGCAAGAGCTCGCCCGCCTGCAGGTCGTCCATCTGCAAACCCGGCTGCTGCGCGCCCGCCCCTCACAAGAGCGCCAGCAAGCCCTGCTGGCCAGCAACCGCCAGCAGCTTGCCCGTGCCATCAGCACGCAACTGGAACGCCAGCACCACCGGCTGGCATCCCTGTCTGCCCGGCTTGATGCCCTCGACCCGCAAGCCGTACTCGCCCGTGGCTACGCCATTGTCGAAAACGCCCGGGGGCAAGCCGTGCTGGACCCGGCAGCACTGGCACAAAACGAACGCGTCACCCTGCGGCTGGCACTGGGTAACACCGGCGCCCGCATTGACCGTCCGCCACAGCAGGGCGAGCTGCCGGTCTGA
- the lpxK gene encoding tetraacyldisaccharide 4'-kinase, producing the protein MSLARLIESHWYAPRRWLLCLLAPLSGLFVVLSALRRLLYRTGVLRAGHVPVPVVVVGNINVGGVGKTPLTRYLVSELQVRGWQVGLISRGYGGRHRQPTPVLPDSDPAEVGDEPLLLVRAGCPLWVGRDRVATARALLAAHPEVDVILSDDGLQHYRLGRDVEIAVLDAARGLGNGWRLPAGPLREGPRRLASVNAVVLNGEGSLPAGLPDHVPVFRMRLQPGMFWQLSAPAEQRAAEEFKELDCVALAGIGHPERFFDTVRQLGIPLRQTLAFPDHHAFVPADVPVAGAVLVTEKDAVKLVACNNVTLWALPVSAGLEPDLADWLVHTLEGLPHGRQAA; encoded by the coding sequence ATGAGCCTGGCCCGCCTGATCGAGTCGCACTGGTATGCGCCGCGCCGCTGGCTCCTGTGCCTGCTGGCACCGCTGTCGGGGCTTTTTGTCGTCCTGTCGGCGCTGCGGCGCCTGCTGTATCGCACGGGAGTACTGCGGGCCGGTCATGTGCCGGTGCCGGTCGTGGTGGTTGGCAACATCAATGTCGGTGGTGTCGGCAAGACGCCGCTGACCCGTTATCTGGTCAGCGAGTTGCAGGTACGGGGCTGGCAGGTGGGGCTGATCAGTCGCGGTTATGGCGGCCGGCACCGCCAGCCGACGCCTGTGCTGCCGGACAGTGACCCGGCGGAGGTTGGAGACGAGCCACTGCTATTGGTCCGGGCGGGGTGCCCGCTGTGGGTGGGACGGGACCGCGTGGCGACGGCCCGGGCTTTGCTGGCGGCGCATCCGGAGGTGGATGTCATCCTGTCGGATGACGGTTTGCAGCATTACCGGCTGGGGCGCGATGTTGAAATCGCCGTACTGGACGCGGCGCGCGGACTGGGCAATGGCTGGCGCTTGCCGGCCGGACCCTTGCGGGAGGGCCCTCGCCGGCTGGCTTCGGTGAATGCGGTGGTGCTGAACGGGGAGGGCAGCCTGCCTGCCGGCTTGCCGGATCATGTGCCTGTTTTCCGGATGCGTTTGCAGCCCGGCATGTTCTGGCAGCTCAGTGCACCGGCAGAACAGCGGGCTGCGGAGGAATTCAAAGAGCTGGATTGCGTGGCGCTGGCCGGCATCGGGCATCCCGAGCGGTTTTTTGACACGGTGCGCCAGCTCGGGATTCCGTTGCGGCAAACGCTGGCTTTTCCGGATCATCATGCCTTTGTGCCGGCCGACGTGCCTGTGGCCGGGGCAGTTCTGGTGACCGAGAAGGATGCGGTGAAACTTGTCGCTTGCAACAATGTTACACTCTGGGCTTTGCCAGTGTCGGCGGGGCTTGAGCCCGATTTGGCCGACTGGCTGGTGCATACGCTCGAAGGACTTCCGCATGGACGCCAAGCTGCTTGA
- a CDS encoding Trm112 family protein translates to MDAKLLEILVCPICKGPLVYKKEAGELVCKGDRLAFPVRDDIPVMLESDARELAADEDA, encoded by the coding sequence ATGGACGCCAAGCTGCTTGAAATTCTGGTTTGCCCGATCTGCAAGGGGCCGCTGGTCTACAAAAAGGAGGCCGGCGAACTGGTCTGCAAGGGAGACCGGCTGGCTTTCCCGGTGCGTGACGACATTCCCGTCATGCTGGAAAGCGATGCCCGCGAACTGGCCGCTGACGAGGACGCATGA
- the kdsB gene encoding 3-deoxy-manno-octulosonate cytidylyltransferase, which produces MAGGFVVVIPARLKSTRLPDKPLADIAGKPMVVRVAERALQCGASRVVVATDHASIVDACAAHGVEALLTRADHPSGTDRLAEVADLLALPDDQVVVNVQGDEPLIEPAVIDRLAATLAGSSAPMATVAHPVHDADDFFNPNVVKVVLDRHGEALYFSRAPLPWARDAFAARPDVLPPDMAALRHVGLYAYRAAFLRQYRSLEASPLESLEALEQLRVLWHGFRIAVTVLDATPAAGVDTPADLERVRQSFAAP; this is translated from the coding sequence ATGGCTGGCGGTTTTGTCGTCGTCATCCCGGCGCGCCTCAAGTCCACGCGTCTGCCTGACAAGCCGCTGGCCGACATTGCCGGCAAGCCGATGGTGGTGCGCGTGGCCGAGCGGGCCTTGCAGTGCGGCGCATCCCGCGTGGTGGTGGCGACCGATCATGCCAGCATCGTCGATGCATGTGCCGCTCATGGTGTCGAGGCCCTGCTGACGCGCGCGGATCATCCGAGCGGCACCGACCGTCTGGCCGAAGTGGCTGACCTGCTGGCTCTGCCGGATGACCAGGTGGTCGTGAACGTGCAGGGCGACGAGCCGTTGATCGAGCCGGCCGTCATTGACCGGCTGGCAGCCACGCTGGCCGGCAGTAGTGCCCCGATGGCCACGGTGGCCCATCCGGTGCACGATGCCGACGATTTTTTTAACCCCAATGTTGTCAAGGTCGTTCTTGACCGGCATGGCGAGGCTCTTTACTTTAGCCGGGCCCCGCTGCCTTGGGCCCGCGATGCGTTCGCTGCCCGGCCGGACGTACTGCCGCCAGACATGGCGGCATTGCGTCACGTCGGATTGTACGCCTATCGCGCTGCATTCCTGCGGCAATACCGCTCGCTGGAAGCTTCCCCGCTGGAATCCTTGGAGGCGCTTGAGCAATTGCGCGTGCTCTGGCACGGATTCCGGATCGCGGTCACCGTGCTTGACGCTACACCGGCTGCTGGCGTGGATACGCCCGCAGACCTTGAGCGCGTGCGCCAGAGTTTTGCAGCACCCTGA
- the adk gene encoding adenylate kinase, whose protein sequence is MKLILLGAPGAGKGTQAQFICQKFGIPQISTGDMLRAAVKAGTPLGLEAKKVMDAGGLVSDDIIIGLVKERIAQADCANGFLFDGFPRTIPQAEAMKAAGVNLDFVVEIDVPDSAIVERMSGRRVHVASGRTYHVKFNPPKVAGKDDETGEDLIQRADDNEETVLKRLAVYHEQTEVLVGYYSNMAASGDKTAPTYVKIPGVGSVDGIRDAIFRALGA, encoded by the coding sequence ATGAAGTTGATCCTGTTGGGCGCACCGGGCGCCGGCAAAGGCACGCAAGCCCAGTTCATTTGCCAGAAATTCGGCATTCCGCAGATTTCCACCGGCGACATGCTGCGTGCTGCCGTAAAGGCTGGAACCCCGCTGGGGCTGGAAGCCAAAAAAGTCATGGATGCCGGTGGTCTGGTATCTGACGACATAATCATCGGGCTGGTGAAAGAGCGCATTGCCCAGGCCGACTGTGCCAACGGTTTCCTGTTCGACGGCTTTCCGCGCACCATTCCGCAAGCCGAAGCCATGAAAGCAGCCGGTGTGAATCTGGATTTCGTGGTGGAAATCGACGTGCCGGACAGCGCGATTGTCGAGCGCATGAGCGGGCGTCGTGTGCACGTCGCCTCGGGCCGGACCTATCACGTCAAGTTCAACCCGCCGAAAGTGGCAGGCAAGGACGATGAGACCGGTGAAGACCTGATCCAGCGCGCTGACGACAACGAGGAAACCGTTCTCAAGCGGCTGGCGGTTTACCATGAGCAGACCGAAGTGCTGGTGGGCTATTACTCCAACATGGCGGCATCCGGCGACAAGACGGCTCCGACCTATGTCAAGATTCCGGGGGTCGGCTCGGTTGACGGTATCCGTGATGCCATTTTCCGCGCATTGGGTGCCTGA
- a CDS encoding glycosyltransferase family 4 protein, translating to MDATLYTPRPPAKAGASVRILRFAYLLGGTEGDDPYAEREVCELGRLGHQVFPVSLDAAPDPLATGQEQVHRGNKVHVRRLGLGKSGFAAVIRLLQQHPRNGWRAFGLAWRSARTGQACGHHLLAACKAFLLVQFMRQNQLEHLHVRISEQTADLVPVLANLGIAHSLHISQSGVIASLPAAYWHSLPESCRFVLASSRHVRGQMWWQAGQQAFECSDVCLAGIDLLRFDWQPPPGRKDEFRLVSIAGLQPVHGHGLLLQAVAGLVREGRRVSLTIVGSGPDLPDLQAEACRLGISERVVWHPEATLAERYYHLRQADAYVHGCLGEQVPCTLLEAMAMGVPCIATRVASVPELVREGIDGLLVTPGEVKALSLSIIRLLDSPELSLAISCTARRRIEERHELGQTVAGLTQIMEKNMT from the coding sequence ATGGATGCCACGCTTTATACGCCTCGCCCTCCGGCCAAGGCAGGAGCCTCAGTTCGTATCCTGCGCTTTGCTTACCTGCTGGGAGGGACGGAAGGAGATGACCCGTACGCAGAGCGGGAGGTTTGCGAGCTTGGGCGACTGGGACATCAGGTCTTTCCCGTGTCACTGGATGCCGCCCCGGACCCGCTGGCGACAGGGCAGGAACAGGTTCACCGGGGCAACAAGGTACATGTCCGGAGACTGGGGCTTGGCAAGTCGGGCTTTGCGGCAGTCATCCGGTTGTTGCAGCAGCATCCCCGGAATGGATGGCGTGCCTTTGGGCTGGCATGGCGTTCTGCTCGCACTGGTCAGGCATGCGGCCACCACCTGCTGGCAGCGTGCAAGGCTTTTCTCCTGGTGCAGTTCATGCGCCAGAACCAGCTTGAACACTTGCATGTGCGCATCAGTGAACAGACTGCTGACCTTGTGCCTGTACTGGCAAACCTGGGTATTGCACATTCCCTTCACATCAGCCAGTCGGGTGTAATTGCATCCTTGCCTGCCGCGTATTGGCACTCATTGCCTGAAAGCTGTCGCTTTGTCCTGGCATCTAGCCGGCATGTACGTGGCCAGATGTGGTGGCAGGCCGGGCAACAGGCTTTCGAGTGCTCTGATGTATGCCTTGCCGGCATTGACCTGCTGCGTTTTGACTGGCAGCCCCCTCCTGGACGCAAGGATGAGTTCCGTCTGGTGTCCATTGCCGGTTTGCAACCAGTGCACGGGCATGGGCTGCTGTTGCAGGCTGTTGCCGGGCTTGTCCGGGAGGGACGGCGTGTTTCCCTGACAATAGTGGGTAGCGGCCCGGATTTACCAGATCTGCAAGCGGAGGCATGCCGGCTGGGAATCAGTGAACGGGTTGTCTGGCACCCCGAAGCCACTCTGGCAGAACGCTATTACCACTTGCGCCAGGCCGATGCGTATGTCCATGGATGTCTCGGAGAACAGGTGCCTTGCACATTGCTGGAAGCCATGGCCATGGGAGTGCCCTGCATTGCAACCCGTGTTGCCAGCGTGCCGGAACTGGTACGGGAGGGCATTGACGGATTGCTGGTTACGCCAGGTGAGGTGAAGGCATTGTCCCTTTCCATTATCCGCTTGCTGGATTCTCCAGAGTTGTCTCTGGCAATTAGCTGTACGGCCAGGAGACGTATCGAGGAGCGGCATGAGCTTGGTCAGACAGTTGCCGGCCTGACTCAAATAATGGAAAAAAACATGACGTGA